A window of Cryptomeria japonica chromosome 3, Sugi_1.0, whole genome shotgun sequence contains these coding sequences:
- the LOC131038606 gene encoding protein ACCELERATED CELL DEATH 6, which yields MNADLYRYVFRGDCDSLRRLARNNLGILQGITPQGNSAVHVAASKGHREMLERLIQLKPSLLLMKNIKDETLLHKAAAAGQLQVVELLLTINRGPIDLEVGSVFEPDVFWRSVNKDNETALHYAARGGHETVAENISRGVNDINSIVNKAGESALYTACVHGRYDVAQRLLTIQGAFAGDTRRDGRTCLHVAIHTKQTELASLLLGRRPQLAEKADASGNMPLHLATLRGFLYLVKKLLSTAPPTSFHFNEAKTAPIHIAAQLGYTEIIDLLINETPHCIELLGKDNKNALHFALEGGHSFKICRYLLNDKLDAAFLINEPDNEGSTAFHKTAFSKGLRVLKEMAKISKWNLNAENKDWYTALDKLKTLEILPCAAKGHVRFFEKMVSVSPPNMFLENQKEEGRTQFVEFRGSSSAGERGPNETYSLIAALLATVTFAAGFTVPGGVSADQGIPVRMHSAAFKAFIIANTLAMSSSMVAIFLLLDIPTLAFKEAPFKISNSYPILSLDAFLQGRTFVVWAFLATMVSYVTGVYVLVAPSSSWLAVIVCLVGCSAPLIWVCYKLNFSWTMELMDWRGR from the exons ATGAATGCAGACTTGTATAGATATGTTTTCAGGGGGGATTGTGATTCTCTTAGAAGATTAGCCAGAAATAATCTGGGAATTCTTCAAGGGATTACTCCGCAAGGAAATAGTGCAGTCCATGTTGCAGCGAGCAAAGGGCATCGTGAAATGTTAGAGCGGCTGATTCAATTGAAGCCCAGCCTTTTGTTAATGAAGAATATCAAGGATGAAACGCTGCTCCACAAAGCGGCGGCAGCCGGACAACTGCAAGTAGTAGAGCTTCTCCTCACCATTAACCGTGGTCCTATTGATTTAGAAGTTGGTTCTGTTTTTGAGCCTGATGTATTTTGGAGATCTGTCAACAAAGACAATGAAACGGCGCTGCATTATGCTGCGAGAGGCGGCCATGAGACAGTTGCTGAAAACATATCTCGTGGAGTCAATGATATAAACAGTATCGTGAACAAAGCCGGGGAATCTGCTCTTTATACAGCCTGTGTTCATGGTAGATATGACGTAGCCCAGAGGTTGCTGACGATCCAAGGTGCATTTGCTGGTGATACTAGAAGAGATGGACGGACCTGTCTCCATGTAGCTATTCATACAAAGCAGACAG AATTGGCTTCATTATTACTGGGTAGAAGACCTCAACTAGCTGAAAAGGCTGACGCTTCAGGCAACATGCCGTTGCATCTAGCAACGTTACGTGGTTTCCTGTATCTTGTAAAAAAGTTGTTGAGTACAGCGCCACCTACTAGCTTCCATTTCAACGAGGCTAAGACGGCTCCAATACACATAGCTGCACAACTGGGTTACACGGAAATAATTGATTTGTTGATCAATGAGACACCACATTGTATAGAACTGTTAGGCAAGGACAATAAGAATGCTTTGCACTTTGCTCTCGAAGGTGGTCATTCTTTCAAGATTTGCCGCTATCTGCTTAACGATAAGTTGGATGCCGCTTTCTTGATTAATGAGCCTGACAACGAGGGTAGCACAGCGTTCCACAAAACAGCGTTTTCAAAGGGCTTAAGG GTATTGAAGGAGAtggcgaaaatatcaaaatggaaTCTGAATGCAGAGAATAAAGATTGGTATACTGCCCTGGACAAGCTGAAAACATTGGAAATTCTCCCGTGCGCAGCGAAGGGACATGTGCGGTTCTTCGAAAAAATGGTTTCCGTCTCTCCTCCCAACATGTTTCTGGAGAACCAGAAAGAGGAAGGCCGCACACAGTTTGTGGAGTTCAGAGGAAGTAGTTCTGCAGGAGAAAGAGGTCCCAACGAAACGTATTCATTAATTGCAGCGCTCCTAGCGACTGTTACATTCGCTGCGGGCTTTACAGTTCCTGGGGGAGTTAGTGCTGACCAAGGGATTCCAGTGCGGATGCATTCTGCTGCTTTCAAGGCCTTCATAATAGCCAACACGTTGGCTATGTCGTCTTCCATGGTGGCAATTTTTTTATTACTCGACATTCCGACCTTGGCGTTCAAGGAGGCTCCTTTCAAGATCTCAAACTCTTATCCAATTCTATCGTTAGATGCGTTTCTGCAAGGACGCACTTTCGTTGTCTGGGCGTTCCTGGCAACAATGGTGTCATATGTAACAGGTGTGTACGTTTTAGTGGCGCCCAGCTCTTCATGGTTAGCCGTAATTGTTTGCTTAGTTGGATGCTCTGCTCCTTTAATTTGGGTTTGTTATAAGCTCAACTTTAGTTGGACCATGGAGCTGATGGATTGGAGAGGGCGATGA